A section of the Castanea sativa cultivar Marrone di Chiusa Pesio chromosome 12, ASM4071231v1 genome encodes:
- the LOC142619162 gene encoding putative NADH dehydrogenase [ubiquinone] 1 alpha subcomplex subunit 5, mitochondrial, producing the protein MFLRAIGRPLLAKVKETTGIVGLEVVPNAREVLIGLYTKTLKEIKAVPEDEGYRKAVESFTSHRLKVCQEETDWELIEKKLGCGQVEELIEEAQDELTLIGKMIEWDPWGVPDDYECEIIENNAPVPKHVPLHRPGPLPEEFYKTLDAATSKPKAAVTSGEAQLKGCKRH; encoded by the exons ATGTTCCTGCGGGCGATCGGACGGCCATTATTGGCGAAGGTGAAAGAGACGACTGGGATCGTGGGTCTGGAGGTGGTGCCGAACGCGCGAGAGGTTCTGATCGGTTTGTACACCAAAACTCTGAAGGAGATCAAGGCGGTGCCGGAGGACGAGGGTTACAGAAAGGCCGTGGAGAGCTTCACCAGCCACAGGCTCAAGGTGTGTCAGGAAGAGACCGACTGGGAGCTCATCGAGAAGAAGCTCGGTTGTGGCCAGGTCGAGGAGCTCATCGAGGAGGCTCAAGATGAACTCACTCTCATTGGCAAGATGATCG AGTGGGATCCATGGGGTGTTCCCGATGACTATGAATGTGAGATCATCGAGAATAATGCTCCAGTTCCTAAGCATGTCCCTCTGCACCGACCTGGTCCTCTTCCAGAGGAATTCTACAAGACGCTTGACGCTGCTACTTCAAAACCAAAAGCTGCAGTCACCTCCGGTGAGGCACAGTTAAAGGGGTGCAAACGGCATTAA